The following coding sequences are from one Streptomyces sp. TLI_235 window:
- a CDS encoding GMC oxidoreductase gives MGSFVPPGLGRRLRAELDGADHLATLGAMIADRPGGRVLDRTGRLVRYRLDARDGRTLLRAVAAMGELLFAAGATEVLTGLPRRPSVRTPAELHRALDRSTPADLHLSAFHPTGTVALGADPQKAPADEHGRLRGIHGVLVTDASALPSCPEVNPQLSIMALALAVTHDAVERL, from the coding sequence ATGGGATCCTTCGTCCCCCCGGGCCTCGGCCGACGGCTCCGCGCCGAACTCGACGGCGCCGACCACCTGGCCACCCTCGGCGCGATGATCGCCGACCGACCGGGCGGCCGCGTCCTGGACCGCACCGGACGGCTGGTGCGCTACCGCCTGGACGCGCGCGACGGCCGCACCCTGCTGCGCGCCGTCGCCGCGATGGGCGAACTGCTGTTCGCCGCCGGCGCGACGGAGGTGCTCACCGGCCTGCCCCGCCGTCCGAGCGTGCGCACGCCCGCCGAACTCCACCGGGCACTCGACCGCAGCACGCCCGCCGACCTCCACCTGTCCGCCTTCCACCCCACCGGCACCGTCGCCCTCGGAGCCGACCCGCAGAAGGCACCGGCCGACGAGCACGGCCGGCTGCGCGGCATCCACGGCGTCCTGGTCACCGACGCCTCGGCGCTGCCCAGCTGCCCCGAGGTGAACCCCCAACTGAGCATCATGGCTCTCGCCCTGGCCGTCACCCACGACGCCGTCGAACGCCTGTGA
- a CDS encoding DNA-binding FadR family transcriptional regulator, producing the protein MPVPPETIQRQSVVDLLAHRLRHDILSGTHRPGALLPPERDLAAGYGVTRTTLKHALSRLEQAGLLSTRHGIGTRIRNFLHEGGADLLPMLAAHDPGWLTEVFEVRRHIGALIARRAAARRTADHARRLDELLQAVRDAPDGDAAQLADIEVHRELARASGNRVYLLLTNTLFNAYLPVRAALRAPFEDSIAAADRLAPIVRAVADGEEGGAERAAEQYLRATEEIMLDSLKANRAG; encoded by the coding sequence ATGCCGGTGCCCCCCGAGACCATCCAGCGCCAGTCCGTGGTCGACCTGCTGGCCCACCGGCTGCGCCATGACATCCTGAGCGGCACCCACCGCCCCGGCGCCCTGCTGCCGCCCGAACGGGATCTCGCCGCCGGCTACGGCGTCACCCGGACCACCCTCAAGCACGCCCTCTCCCGCCTCGAACAGGCCGGCCTGCTGAGCACGCGGCACGGCATCGGCACCCGCATCCGCAACTTCCTCCACGAGGGCGGCGCCGACCTCCTGCCGATGCTCGCCGCCCACGATCCCGGCTGGCTCACCGAGGTGTTCGAAGTCCGCCGCCACATCGGCGCCCTCATCGCCCGCCGTGCCGCCGCCCGCCGCACCGCCGACCACGCCCGCCGCCTCGACGAACTCCTGCAGGCGGTCCGGGACGCGCCGGACGGGGACGCCGCCCAGCTCGCCGACATCGAGGTGCACCGCGAACTGGCCCGCGCCAGCGGCAACCGCGTCTATCTCCTGCTCACCAACACCCTCTTCAACGCCTACCTCCCCGTCCGCGCCGCCCTGCGCGCCCCGTTCGAGGACTCGATCGCCGCCGCCGACCGGCTGGCCCCGATCGTCCGGGCGGTGGCCGACGGCGAGGAAGGCGGAGCCGAGCGGGCCGCCGAGCAGTACCTCCGCGCAACCGAAGAGATCATGCTCGACTCGCTCAAGGCGAACCGGGCCGGCTGA
- a CDS encoding putative adhesin, translated as MQKFDTPAPISAVLGVPAGRIRFIAGDRADTTVEVLPADAAKGRDVKAAGQITVEYGDGVLRIEAPAAKNRVLGTSGSVEVTVQLPAGSRVAARTADAELRGVGRLGDVTLDSAAGSIKLDEAASAHLTLLAGDIAVGRLTGPAEISTTKGDIRITEAVRGAVVLRTEAGGIEVGAARGVSASLDAGTAYGRIHNALKNADGAAAALTVRATTAYGDITARSL; from the coding sequence ATGCAGAAGTTCGACACCCCCGCCCCCATCTCGGCCGTTCTCGGCGTCCCCGCGGGGCGGATCCGGTTCATCGCCGGCGACCGGGCCGACACCACGGTCGAGGTCCTGCCCGCGGACGCCGCCAAGGGGCGCGACGTGAAGGCCGCGGGGCAGATCACCGTCGAGTACGGCGACGGCGTCCTGCGGATCGAGGCCCCGGCGGCGAAGAACCGGGTCCTCGGTACCTCCGGGTCCGTCGAGGTCACCGTCCAGCTGCCCGCCGGCTCCCGCGTCGCGGCGAGGACGGCCGATGCCGAACTGCGGGGCGTCGGGCGGCTCGGCGACGTCACCCTCGACAGCGCCGCCGGCTCGATCAAGCTCGACGAGGCCGCGAGCGCCCACCTCACCCTCCTCGCCGGCGACATCGCCGTCGGCCGCCTCACCGGCCCCGCCGAGATCAGCACCACCAAGGGCGACATCCGGATCACCGAGGCCGTCCGCGGCGCGGTCGTGCTGCGCACCGAGGCCGGCGGGATCGAGGTCGGCGCCGCCCGCGGCGTCTCCGCCTCGCTGGACGCCGGCACCGCCTACGGCCGGATCCACAACGCGCTGAAGAACGCCGACGGCGCCGCCGCGGCCCTGACCGTCCGCGCCACCACCGCCTACGGCGACATCACCGCCCGCAGCCTCTGA
- a CDS encoding D-alanyl-D-alanine carboxypeptidase gives MTDMLRTVADDAGQDPPELQKAIEEFVDSGFAGVQMRVRDERGEWVGSAGVRKLGDVEKPPTDGRFWVGSSTKTFVATLVLQLVADGMIGLDDPVADHLPHLGLDGRITVRMLLQHTSGLHNYTGELDPDGAFVPGIPAGGKEWVDNRFHTYRPEELVRFALTKPARFRPGSDQSYSNTNYTLAVLLIEKSTGRSYAEEMQRRILRPLGLSGTAVPGGSPELPGPHAHGYYRYQDADQWKVADVTRQNLSLLVGAGDLISTTRDLGTFFSALLGGKLLPAELLAEMRTPHGLLGYGLGLFVQDLGPDGGTIVHHNGGAPGGYGALMISTPDGSRTLTAGLTTGDAAIDPAQEFPKALDRLIKAVFCGEQAKG, from the coding sequence ATGACTGACATGCTGCGGACCGTCGCGGACGACGCCGGGCAGGACCCCCCGGAGCTGCAGAAGGCCATCGAGGAGTTCGTCGACTCCGGTTTCGCCGGGGTGCAGATGCGCGTGCGCGACGAGCGGGGCGAGTGGGTCGGCAGCGCAGGCGTGCGCAAGCTCGGCGACGTCGAGAAGCCGCCGACGGACGGACGGTTCTGGGTGGGCAGTTCCACCAAGACGTTCGTCGCGACCCTGGTGCTGCAACTGGTGGCCGACGGCATGATCGGGCTGGACGACCCGGTGGCCGACCACCTGCCCCACCTCGGGCTGGACGGGCGGATCACCGTACGGATGCTGCTGCAGCACACCAGCGGGCTGCACAACTACACCGGCGAGCTCGACCCCGACGGGGCGTTCGTGCCGGGAATCCCCGCGGGGGGCAAGGAATGGGTCGACAACCGTTTCCACACCTACCGGCCGGAGGAACTCGTCCGGTTCGCCCTCACCAAGCCGGCGCGGTTCCGGCCGGGGTCCGACCAGAGCTACTCCAACACCAACTACACCCTGGCCGTGCTGCTGATCGAGAAGTCCACCGGCCGCTCCTACGCCGAAGAGATGCAGCGGCGGATCCTGCGACCGCTCGGTCTGTCGGGCACCGCGGTGCCGGGTGGCTCGCCGGAGCTCCCCGGGCCGCACGCCCACGGCTACTACCGCTACCAGGACGCCGACCAGTGGAAGGTCGCGGACGTCACCCGCCAGAACCTCTCCCTCCTGGTCGGCGCCGGTGACCTGATCTCCACCACCCGGGACCTCGGCACGTTCTTCTCCGCACTGCTCGGCGGCAAGCTCCTGCCAGCCGAACTCCTGGCCGAGATGCGCACGCCGCACGGACTCCTCGGCTACGGCCTCGGGCTGTTCGTGCAGGACCTGGGCCCCGACGGCGGCACCATCGTCCACCACAACGGCGGCGCCCCCGGCGGCTACGGGGCACTGATGATCAGCACGCCCGACGGCAGCAGGACCCTCACCGCCGGACTGACCACCGGCGACGCCGCGATCGACCCGGCTCAGGAGTTCCCGAAGGCGCTGGACAGGCTCATCAAGGCGGTCTTCTGCGGCGAGCAGGCCAAGGGCTGA
- a CDS encoding methyltransferase family protein → MSVQQYDEIGEAFEGFKSLPLMRYGEVPSFLGMVGDVSGRSVLDLACGTGFYSREFRRRGAADVLGVDISGEMIAAAQGIEQRDPLGVRYEVGDVAELRSFEGHFDVAVGVQCLNYGEDVAAMRRMCRNIHRSLVPGGEFFVLAQKPDYRFDCPSLETYGFRCEPTGEEAETGPRVRVTALLDPQPISIVTTAPRREVYEDCLRATGFSAVEWVPLEVSEAGIREFGKDFWADLLAKPPLEMLRCRA, encoded by the coding sequence GTGAGCGTGCAGCAGTACGACGAGATCGGCGAGGCTTTCGAGGGGTTCAAGTCCCTTCCGTTGATGCGTTACGGGGAGGTGCCGAGCTTCCTGGGCATGGTCGGGGACGTGAGCGGCAGGTCGGTGCTCGACCTGGCCTGCGGCACCGGCTTCTACAGCAGGGAGTTCAGGAGGCGCGGAGCCGCGGATGTCCTGGGCGTCGACATATCCGGCGAGATGATCGCCGCCGCGCAGGGAATCGAGCAGCGTGACCCGCTGGGCGTGCGCTACGAGGTCGGTGACGTGGCCGAACTGCGGTCCTTCGAAGGCCACTTCGACGTCGCGGTGGGAGTGCAGTGCCTCAATTACGGCGAGGACGTCGCGGCGATGCGGCGGATGTGCCGCAACATCCACCGGAGCCTGGTGCCGGGTGGGGAGTTCTTCGTGCTCGCGCAGAAGCCCGACTACCGGTTCGACTGTCCGTCCCTGGAGACGTACGGATTCCGGTGCGAGCCGACCGGCGAGGAAGCCGAGACCGGTCCGCGGGTGCGGGTCACGGCTCTGCTCGACCCGCAGCCGATCAGCATCGTGACCACCGCGCCGCGCCGCGAGGTGTACGAGGACTGTCTGAGGGCGACCGGATTCAGCGCGGTCGAGTGGGTTCCACTGGAAGTGTCCGAAGCCGGCATCCGTGAGTTCGGCAAGGACTTCTGGGCGGACCTCCTCGCGAAGCCGCCGCTGGAGATGCTGCGCTGCCGCGCGTGA
- a CDS encoding putative transcriptional regulator → MPITVDIDVMLARRKMSVGELADRVGITPANLAVLKNGRAKAVRFATLAALCEVLKCQPGDLLRWEAEDAASG, encoded by the coding sequence ATGCCGATCACCGTCGACATCGACGTGATGCTGGCCAGGCGGAAGATGTCCGTGGGCGAGCTCGCGGACCGCGTAGGGATCACCCCCGCCAACCTGGCGGTACTCAAGAACGGCCGCGCCAAGGCGGTGCGCTTCGCGACACTCGCCGCGCTCTGCGAGGTGCTCAAGTGCCAGCCGGGCGACCTGCTGCGCTGGGAGGCCGAGGACGCCGCGAGCGGATGA
- a CDS encoding small-conductance mechanosensitive channel yields the protein MTRDLVLHDWVVAGIALASGCVAGLVLRALMKWLGKHAGRTKWSGDDIIVDALRTVVPWAAVIAGAAVAASALPLTVRIGGLVDQSLTAVLIVIATLSAARVVAGLVQSVAASRTGVAASATIFVNITRIVVLSMGVLVALETLGVSIAPLVTALGVGGLAVALALQDTLANLFAGVHILASKTVQPGDYIRLTSGEEGYVVDINWRNSVVRNLSNNLVIIPNGRLARTNMTNYSQPEQKLSILVQVGVGYDSDLEHVERVTLDVVDSVMADISGGVPDHEAAVRFHTFADSRINFTVILGVGEFSDQYRIKHEFIKRLHQRYRTEGISIPAPTRTVSLQQDGAGAPSSIPPLPHQWEASSEVLADRRR from the coding sequence GTGACCCGGGACCTGGTCCTGCACGACTGGGTGGTGGCCGGCATCGCGCTGGCCTCCGGCTGTGTGGCCGGTCTGGTGCTGCGGGCTCTGATGAAGTGGCTGGGCAAGCACGCGGGCAGGACCAAGTGGAGCGGGGACGACATCATCGTCGACGCGCTGCGCACCGTCGTCCCCTGGGCGGCCGTGATCGCCGGGGCCGCGGTGGCCGCTTCGGCCCTGCCGCTCACCGTGCGGATCGGGGGGCTGGTCGACCAGTCGCTGACGGCCGTGCTCATCGTCATCGCGACGCTCAGCGCGGCCCGGGTGGTGGCCGGGCTGGTGCAGTCGGTGGCCGCGTCCCGGACGGGCGTCGCGGCGTCCGCGACCATCTTCGTCAACATCACCCGCATCGTGGTGCTGTCGATGGGCGTCCTCGTGGCCCTGGAGACCCTCGGGGTGTCCATCGCCCCGCTCGTCACCGCCCTCGGGGTGGGCGGTCTCGCGGTCGCGCTGGCCTTGCAGGACACCCTCGCCAACCTCTTCGCGGGTGTGCACATCCTCGCCTCGAAGACGGTCCAGCCGGGTGACTACATCCGGCTCACCAGCGGGGAGGAGGGGTACGTCGTCGACATCAACTGGCGCAACAGCGTGGTGCGCAACCTGTCGAACAACCTGGTGATCATCCCCAACGGCCGCCTGGCGCGGACGAACATGACGAACTACTCCCAGCCCGAGCAGAAGCTGTCGATCCTGGTCCAGGTCGGGGTCGGCTACGACAGCGACCTGGAGCACGTGGAGAGGGTCACCCTCGACGTCGTCGACAGCGTGATGGCCGACATCAGCGGTGGCGTGCCCGACCACGAGGCCGCCGTCCGTTTCCACACCTTCGCGGACTCCAGGATCAACTTCACGGTGATCCTGGGCGTCGGCGAGTTCAGCGACCAGTACCGGATCAAGCACGAGTTCATCAAGCGCCTGCACCAGCGGTACCGGACGGAGGGCATCTCGATCCCCGCGCCCACACGCACGGTCTCGCTGCAGCAGGACGGGGCGGGCGCACCGTCGTCCATTCCGCCGCTTCCGCACCAGTGGGAAGCATCGTCCGAGGTGCTGGCGGACCGGCGGCGGTAG
- a CDS encoding phage tail-like protein, translating to MPDLVQGFNFRVSLRRSTSAGPASTPPPALTDKPGEASRTGPVAGGAAAGPPDQLGDGGFQECTGLELEMELGDHPEGGRNDGLVRGIGRVKLQPIVLKRGMLVPTPGGRAETALWDWLHGIVGGERRAARYDGDIEVLDATGGRTVAHWRFTRGLPVKITGPALNARTGEIAMEELHIAHEGLRLEGS from the coding sequence ATGCCCGATCTGGTTCAGGGATTCAACTTCCGGGTCTCGCTGCGGCGGAGCACCTCCGCAGGACCGGCCTCGACGCCGCCGCCCGCACTGACCGACAAGCCGGGCGAGGCGTCGCGCACCGGCCCGGTGGCGGGTGGCGCGGCCGCGGGCCCGCCCGACCAGCTCGGCGACGGCGGCTTCCAGGAGTGCACCGGCCTGGAGCTGGAGATGGAGCTCGGCGACCACCCCGAGGGCGGCCGCAACGACGGGCTCGTCCGGGGGATCGGCCGGGTCAAGCTGCAGCCGATCGTGCTCAAGCGCGGAATGCTCGTCCCGACACCCGGCGGCCGTGCCGAGACCGCCCTGTGGGACTGGCTGCACGGCATCGTCGGCGGTGAACGGCGGGCGGCGCGCTACGACGGCGACATCGAGGTCCTGGACGCGACCGGGGGGCGGACCGTCGCCCACTGGCGGTTCACCCGGGGGCTCCCGGTCAAGATCACCGGACCGGCGCTCAACGCGAGGACCGGTGAGATCGCCATGGAGGAACTGCACATCGCCCACGAGGGCCTGCGACTGGAGGGCTCCTGA
- a CDS encoding late control gene D protein (GPD): protein MTEPAVTAVSPVFTVGGDLVRDLGRDCVRLEVCEGVEGLRTLQATFLASGVGAKGPQENLLHLDGRTNDLGSGLKVALGPDARQRTVFEGTVSALELVLGDGDPPAVVAHAEDALMRLRMTRRMRTYSQVTDAELAVAVAREHGLRADVDAPGPRYDVVQQLNQSDLAFLRERARLIQAELWCTGATLHLRTRDTRPGTAVTLVLGRDLLSARLTAGPPVGRAHTRPAGGGWLTGGPGRGRIPAGPWQKFRSRAYCAKVVQ from the coding sequence ATGACTGAGCCGGCCGTCACCGCGGTCTCACCGGTCTTCACCGTCGGCGGGGACCTCGTCCGGGACCTCGGCCGGGACTGCGTCCGCCTGGAGGTCTGCGAGGGCGTCGAGGGCCTGCGCACCCTGCAGGCGACCTTCCTGGCCAGCGGCGTCGGCGCCAAGGGCCCCCAGGAGAACCTGCTGCACCTGGACGGGAGGACGAACGACCTCGGCAGCGGGCTCAAGGTAGCCCTAGGCCCAGACGCCCGGCAGCGGACCGTATTCGAGGGCACGGTCTCCGCGCTGGAGCTCGTCCTCGGCGACGGCGACCCACCCGCGGTCGTGGCCCATGCGGAGGACGCCCTGATGCGGCTGCGGATGACCCGCCGGATGCGCACCTACTCGCAGGTCACCGACGCCGAACTCGCCGTGGCCGTCGCGCGCGAGCACGGTCTGCGGGCAGACGTCGACGCGCCGGGCCCGCGCTACGACGTCGTCCAGCAGCTGAACCAGAGCGACCTCGCCTTCCTCCGCGAACGCGCCCGCCTGATCCAGGCCGAACTCTGGTGCACCGGCGCCACCCTGCACCTGCGCACCCGCGACACCCGGCCCGGCACCGCCGTGACCCTCGTCCTCGGCCGCGACCTGCTGTCCGCCCGGCTGACGGCCGGTCCGCCGGTCGGGCGTGCGCACACCCGACCGGCTGGCGGCGGGTGGCTGACCGGCGGACCGGGCCGCGGGCGTATTCCAGCCGGACCGTGGCAGAAATTTCGCAGCCGGGCATATTGTGCCAAGGTAGTTCAGTGA
- a CDS encoding AraC family transcriptional regulator /AraC family transcriptional regulator with amidase-like domain, with translation MTNVVAVVGGRAAAFELGVLCQAFGLDRSDDTAGLPSYDFAVCSPDPGPVMTTSGFPIQVDHGLDRIAEADLITVPAWPEMDSAAPPLLLESLRSAAGRGARVLSVCTGAFLLAEAGLLDGRRATTHWQFTDRLAERYPEVKVDSDVLYVEDGPVITSAGAAAGIDACLHLVRREHGAATANAVARRMVMPAHRSGGQAQFIEMPMPTPAAEGGLSDLIDWMQANLDQPLTVDALASRAAMSPRTFARRFKAATGTTAHRWLLDQRLQLAEELLERTDLTVDAVAGRAGFGSADTLRHHFAARRGVGPATHRRTFRSA, from the coding sequence ATGACGAACGTGGTCGCCGTGGTCGGAGGCAGGGCTGCAGCCTTCGAGTTGGGTGTCCTGTGTCAGGCATTCGGCCTCGACCGCTCCGACGACACCGCCGGCCTGCCGAGCTACGACTTCGCGGTCTGCTCGCCCGACCCAGGGCCCGTGATGACCACGTCGGGTTTCCCGATCCAGGTCGACCACGGGCTGGATCGGATCGCGGAGGCCGACCTCATCACCGTCCCGGCATGGCCGGAGATGGACAGTGCAGCCCCGCCGCTGCTGCTGGAGTCACTGCGAAGTGCGGCCGGCCGCGGGGCCCGCGTGCTGTCCGTGTGTACGGGCGCCTTTCTGCTGGCCGAGGCAGGCCTTCTCGATGGGCGCAGGGCCACAACGCACTGGCAGTTCACCGACCGACTCGCGGAGCGATATCCCGAGGTGAAGGTCGACAGTGACGTCCTGTACGTCGAAGACGGACCGGTGATCACCAGCGCGGGAGCAGCTGCCGGGATCGACGCCTGCCTTCACCTCGTGCGCCGGGAGCACGGTGCCGCCACAGCCAACGCTGTCGCGCGCCGCATGGTGATGCCGGCACACCGCTCCGGTGGGCAGGCCCAGTTCATCGAGATGCCCATGCCCACCCCTGCAGCGGAGGGTGGCCTCTCCGATTTGATCGACTGGATGCAGGCCAATCTCGACCAGCCCCTGACCGTGGACGCGCTGGCCTCCCGGGCGGCGATGTCGCCTCGGACGTTCGCCAGACGGTTCAAAGCGGCCACCGGCACCACGGCGCACCGCTGGCTGCTGGACCAGCGACTGCAGCTCGCCGAGGAGCTTCTCGAACGGACCGACCTGACCGTGGACGCGGTGGCTGGACGCGCCGGCTTCGGCAGCGCCGACACCCTGCGCCACCACTTCGCCGCCCGGCGCGGCGTCGGCCCCGCGACCCATCGGCGCACGTTCCGCTCCGCATAG